A stretch of Lysinibacillus agricola DNA encodes these proteins:
- a CDS encoding FAD-dependent oxidoreductase has product MSEFKYLFTPVEIGNTIIKNRILSTAHQTNHVLDGIPTDDLIAYHVTRARGGLGLIILEAGAVHSSGLLTTHTIAAFDPSIKEIYRKLIEKVSPYDTKVFAQLFHGGREIVSSNYRSAALAPSSIPSLRFGTMPRPMSFSEIQEVITGFAKSARNAKDGGLHGVEVCCSHGYLPAQFWSEQTNKRNDEYGGSFENRMRFIVETIQAIWQEVDEDFTVGIRMSSDEMTMDGLTIKDSIKIAEYLTDKVRVDFINITAGDSSTYAGSTHIVPPAPMKQAYLAPDSFKIRLEAAVPVFVGSRIVDPIQGEKIISSGRADMVGMTRATIVDPNMPNKAKNGEHQMINACIGCLQACIGHYHKDLPIGCVQNPQVGNEVFFERVLQQNNPSRKVLIIGAGPGGLEAAITADTMGYDVTVVDQSDRIGGSLNLMLHAPQRNEMASAMLDNYSRQLALTNIQLKLNTKLSPKEIEEFKADAIICAVGSRPYIPNVEGVMDERVILIDDLFKKNIFKKNEKAIVFDFKGDWAGLEATLYLAEKGCQVTLVTARLYIAEDVHQYLRNEYMKHLYAANIEMITHHDFGGISKDGIHMRNLFTHEKRLINADHVILAVGRIPNTELFETIKNMAPYVAQIGDCLAPRTIEEATLEGLTTVTQIEEQITNSLNLNI; this is encoded by the coding sequence ATGTCGGAATTTAAATATTTATTTACACCTGTTGAAATTGGAAATACGATAATCAAAAATCGTATTTTATCAACAGCACATCAAACAAATCACGTACTGGACGGTATTCCTACAGATGATTTAATTGCTTATCATGTTACTCGTGCAAGAGGCGGTCTTGGTCTGATTATTTTAGAAGCTGGTGCAGTGCATTCGTCTGGTCTTTTAACAACACATACAATTGCTGCTTTTGATCCTAGTATTAAAGAAATCTATCGTAAGTTGATAGAGAAAGTTTCTCCATATGATACGAAAGTTTTTGCACAACTTTTTCACGGAGGACGTGAAATTGTGTCCAGTAATTATCGATCTGCTGCACTTGCACCCTCTTCTATCCCAAGTTTGCGTTTTGGCACAATGCCACGGCCAATGTCATTCTCAGAAATTCAAGAGGTGATTACAGGTTTTGCTAAGTCAGCGCGCAATGCAAAGGATGGCGGACTACACGGTGTTGAGGTTTGTTGTTCCCATGGGTATTTGCCTGCACAATTTTGGAGTGAACAAACCAATAAACGCAACGATGAATATGGTGGAAGCTTTGAAAATCGTATGCGTTTTATAGTAGAAACAATACAAGCAATATGGCAAGAAGTTGACGAAGATTTTACTGTAGGAATTCGAATGAGTTCTGATGAGATGACAATGGATGGATTAACTATTAAAGACTCCATCAAAATTGCAGAGTATTTGACGGATAAAGTTCGTGTTGATTTTATTAATATTACTGCTGGCGATTCCAGTACTTATGCAGGTTCTACTCACATTGTTCCGCCGGCTCCGATGAAACAGGCATATTTGGCCCCTGATAGCTTTAAAATACGTCTAGAAGCAGCAGTTCCTGTATTCGTTGGTTCACGAATTGTCGACCCGATTCAAGGTGAAAAAATTATTAGTAGTGGTCGAGCGGATATGGTTGGAATGACACGTGCTACTATTGTCGATCCTAATATGCCAAATAAAGCAAAAAATGGTGAACATCAAATGATAAATGCTTGCATTGGTTGTCTACAAGCATGCATTGGGCATTATCATAAAGATTTACCAATTGGTTGTGTTCAAAATCCACAAGTAGGTAACGAAGTATTCTTTGAGCGCGTTCTTCAGCAAAATAACCCTTCTAGAAAAGTACTAATTATTGGTGCTGGACCTGGTGGACTTGAAGCAGCCATTACTGCGGATACTATGGGTTATGATGTAACAGTGGTGGATCAATCGGATCGTATTGGTGGGTCACTAAATTTGATGCTACATGCACCACAACGAAATGAAATGGCTTCAGCGATGCTCGATAATTATTCACGCCAACTGGCATTGACTAATATTCAACTAAAGCTTAATACAAAGTTATCTCCAAAGGAAATTGAAGAATTTAAGGCGGATGCAATTATTTGTGCAGTTGGTTCACGACCTTATATTCCTAATGTTGAGGGAGTAATGGATGAGAGAGTGATATTAATTGATGATTTATTTAAGAAAAACATTTTTAAAAAGAACGAAAAGGCAATAGTATTTGATTTTAAAGGAGATTGGGCTGGGCTAGAGGCAACTCTTTATTTAGCAGAAAAAGGTTGTCAAGTAACACTTGTTACTGCGCGTTTATATATTGCAGAAGATGTACATCAGTATTTACGAAATGAATACATGAAGCATTTATACGCGGCAAATATCGAAATGATTACACATCACGATTTTGGTGGAATCTCGAAAGATGGAATTCACATGCGTAATCTATTTACACATGAGAAAAGATTAATAAATGCTGATCATGTTATTTTAGCTGTTGGAAGAATACCGAATACAGAACTGTTTGAGACAATAAAGAACATGGCTCCTTATGTAGCTCAAATTGGTGATTGTCTCGCACCAAGAACGATTGAAGAAGCAACGTTGGAAGGTTTAACAACTGTTACTCAAATTGAAGAACAAATTACTAATTCTTTGAATTTAAATATATAG
- a CDS encoding sodium:solute symporter family protein, with the protein MVFIVGIIVSFILYIAIGAILSKNVKNTEDFYISGRSGSTLMVTGTLVASFLSTVSFMGEAGFSYEGYPIPLLILVIFNASGYIFGVFLFGRYLRRSKSLTVPEYFGNRFNSRKVRLIAAITTVIGIAAYLVAVTQGSSLLLSEIFNIPYAIAIVIMCIVFASFTVMSGAKGVMVNDTIMFFLFSLAAYVSFPFIIKATGGFPDAIMKAANNVEKPNIFSWHGVTGSGAYMGSPTDVLIWAVIMGLVWGSVVAISPWQSSRYLMAKNEHVAIRSGVWATISIFTIYIFLHSSMAMINNVNSSIYPTEKVFIWAAMHLVPSWLGVIIVSGIMAAALSSCATFLQLIGSSIANDIIQPFSKKKYSDQKLLSFSRISMIIVTVSVLIIGVWQPPSVMWIGYFAATLFAASWGPVAFSSVFSKTVTSLGAFWSIIAGFLGVIAGEAIGILIKLPIYLHPVIIGFILSSITLYVVSKFGVITEEEVSYQRMLHQQPMEENEKQEMAITKRYPTYLIISGIVVVIITFVFYYWPISHA; encoded by the coding sequence ATGGTATTTATCGTAGGGATCATTGTATCGTTTATTTTATATATTGCTATTGGTGCAATACTATCAAAAAACGTCAAAAATACGGAAGACTTTTATATATCTGGTCGAAGTGGATCAACGTTAATGGTTACAGGGACGTTAGTGGCATCTTTTTTAAGTACTGTATCTTTTATGGGGGAAGCCGGGTTTTCTTATGAAGGTTATCCGATTCCATTATTAATTCTAGTAATTTTTAATGCAAGTGGTTATATATTTGGAGTTTTTCTATTTGGACGTTATTTAAGAAGAAGTAAATCTCTTACTGTTCCTGAATACTTCGGGAATCGCTTTAATTCAAGAAAAGTTCGCTTAATTGCTGCGATTACAACAGTTATTGGAATTGCTGCATACTTAGTGGCAGTAACTCAAGGTTCATCTCTTCTATTGTCCGAAATATTCAATATCCCTTATGCCATAGCAATTGTGATTATGTGTATTGTCTTCGCCTCCTTTACGGTAATGTCAGGTGCAAAAGGTGTAATGGTTAATGACACGATCATGTTCTTTCTTTTCTCGTTAGCAGCTTATGTGTCTTTTCCATTCATCATCAAAGCTACTGGCGGTTTCCCTGATGCTATTATGAAAGCTGCTAATAATGTAGAAAAACCCAATATCTTTAGCTGGCACGGTGTTACCGGATCAGGTGCCTATATGGGATCGCCAACAGATGTATTAATATGGGCAGTTATAATGGGACTTGTATGGGGTTCTGTAGTAGCGATTAGTCCATGGCAAAGCAGTCGATACTTAATGGCAAAAAATGAGCATGTAGCCATTCGATCAGGTGTTTGGGCAACTATTTCGATTTTTACGATTTATATATTCTTACATTCTAGTATGGCGATGATCAACAATGTGAATTCATCTATTTACCCTACGGAAAAAGTATTCATTTGGGCAGCAATGCATCTTGTCCCTTCTTGGCTTGGAGTTATCATTGTAAGCGGCATTATGGCAGCAGCTCTTTCATCATGTGCAACATTTTTACAACTTATCGGTAGTAGTATCGCTAATGATATCATTCAACCATTCAGTAAGAAGAAATATAGTGATCAGAAACTACTGAGTTTTAGTCGAATTTCAATGATTATTGTGACGGTTAGCGTTCTAATAATTGGTGTATGGCAACCTCCTTCTGTCATGTGGATTGGCTATTTTGCAGCAACTCTTTTTGCAGCATCATGGGGACCTGTTGCTTTTTCAAGTGTATTTTCAAAAACTGTAACAAGTCTTGGTGCTTTCTGGAGTATTATTGCAGGATTTTTAGGAGTAATTGCTGGAGAAGCGATCGGTATATTAATTAAGTTACCTATTTACCTCCATCCAGTAATTATAGGATTTATCCTTAGCTCTATTACTCTGTATGTAGTTTCTAAATTTGGTGTTATTACTGAGGAAGAAGTTTCATATCAACGAATGCTTCATCAACAACCAATGGAAGAAAACGAGAAACAAGAAATGGCAATTACAAAACGATACCCTACTTATTTAATCATAAGTGGAATCGTTGTCGTAATTATCACATTTGTTTTCTATTATTGGCCTATCTCACATGCTTAA
- a CDS encoding helix-turn-helix domain-containing protein: MNNQSLGENIRRIRKEKHYTIEIIAEKTGLTASFISQFERGLTDGSVATIKKIADALDLPVSALFSDNEVDPHIIEDVSIVRKDRRKKMPYPDGKLTDYMLTTGEGKLQVLLCEVEPGGCSGSQYNHAGDEECIIILEGQMEITVDTNTYILNIGDTINFPSHKPHAWRNIGKETLKVIWIITPTGF; this comes from the coding sequence ATGAATAACCAATCATTAGGAGAGAATATTAGAAGAATTCGTAAGGAAAAACACTATACCATTGAAATAATCGCAGAGAAAACTGGATTAACAGCAAGCTTTATCAGCCAATTTGAGCGTGGTTTGACGGATGGCTCAGTTGCAACTATAAAAAAAATAGCAGATGCTTTAGATCTACCTGTTTCTGCACTATTTAGTGACAATGAAGTGGATCCACATATAATTGAGGATGTCTCGATCGTTCGTAAAGATAGACGAAAAAAAATGCCATATCCAGATGGAAAGTTAACGGACTACATGCTGACAACAGGAGAGGGAAAATTACAGGTTCTTTTATGTGAAGTAGAGCCGGGAGGATGCAGTGGTTCTCAGTATAATCATGCAGGTGATGAGGAATGTATTATAATTTTAGAAGGGCAGATGGAAATTACCGTAGATACAAATACTTATATCTTAAATATTGGAGATACAATTAATTTTCCAAGTCATAAACCCCATGCTTGGCGCAATATTGGAAAAGAAACTTTGAAGGTAATATGGATAATCACGCCTACTGGTTTCTAG
- a CDS encoding sigma-54 interaction domain-containing protein: protein MFASLSTDLEMEALLQILDYSSDEIFVLDENRRIIFVNNACERHYGLKKSDVIGRFSDELFNEGYWTPSVLPEVYEKKRPIFIKQTTILGAELLTSAIPIINKDNEIKLIVTTARELQNYKMLKLTQQNKMDPIREPNVIESAMMTNNKKVKKLLLLAQRVAKTESTILIQGESGTGKGVLAQHIHNASNRKSHPFLTINCAAIPADLLEAELFGYSAGSFTGANKGGKIGLIESAEEGTLFLDEIGELSLPLQAKLLRVIQDKIFIPIGSAKEKKVNVRIIAATNQKLIEMVEKKQFREDLFYRLNVIDIQLPLLRERKEDIIPLTYKFLYKFNVMYETNKVISEKCLKLFTEYSWPGNIRQLENVMERLVIISDDVIDVEDLPELMYRQIEQVHQDSPATLGEAIDFVKEKMVKKSYEKYGSSRRVASDLQISQTQASKLIRKYCDEN, encoded by the coding sequence ATGTTCGCTAGTTTATCTACTGATCTTGAAATGGAGGCATTGCTCCAAATTTTAGATTATTCGTCGGATGAGATCTTTGTTCTTGATGAAAATAGACGAATTATTTTTGTGAATAATGCATGTGAGCGGCATTACGGATTGAAGAAGTCTGATGTAATCGGAAGATTTAGCGATGAATTATTTAACGAGGGGTATTGGACACCGTCTGTACTTCCTGAAGTATATGAAAAGAAAAGACCCATCTTCATAAAACAAACTACTATCTTAGGTGCTGAATTGCTAACATCTGCTATACCTATAATAAATAAGGATAATGAAATTAAATTAATTGTGACGACAGCCCGAGAATTGCAAAACTATAAAATGCTAAAATTGACGCAGCAAAATAAGATGGATCCTATTCGAGAACCCAATGTAATCGAATCGGCGATGATGACAAATAATAAAAAGGTAAAGAAATTGCTTCTATTAGCACAGAGAGTTGCAAAAACCGAATCGACGATCTTAATACAAGGGGAATCAGGAACTGGGAAGGGAGTGCTTGCGCAGCATATTCATAATGCTAGCAATCGTAAATCTCATCCATTCTTAACCATTAATTGTGCAGCGATTCCAGCAGATTTGTTAGAAGCCGAATTATTTGGGTATAGTGCTGGATCTTTCACGGGTGCAAATAAAGGCGGTAAAATCGGATTAATTGAATCAGCGGAAGAAGGCACATTATTTTTAGATGAGATAGGAGAGTTGTCTTTACCCCTTCAAGCAAAATTACTTCGAGTAATTCAAGATAAGATATTCATTCCGATTGGTAGTGCTAAAGAGAAAAAAGTGAATGTTCGTATTATCGCAGCAACGAATCAAAAGCTTATTGAAATGGTAGAAAAAAAACAGTTCCGCGAAGATTTGTTTTATCGTTTAAATGTGATCGATATTCAATTGCCATTACTTAGAGAGAGAAAAGAGGATATCATTCCGTTAACGTATAAATTTTTGTATAAATTTAATGTCATGTACGAAACGAATAAAGTTATTTCAGAAAAATGCTTAAAGTTGTTTACGGAGTACTCTTGGCCAGGAAATATTCGACAACTCGAAAATGTCATGGAAAGATTAGTCATTATAAGCGATGACGTCATTGATGTGGAGGACTTACCAGAGTTAATGTACCGTCAAATCGAACAAGTGCATCAAGATTCACCTGCTACGTTGGGAGAAGCGATCGATTTTGTGAAAGAAAAAATGGTGAAAAAATCATATGAAAAGTATGGCAGTTCTAGAAGAGTGGCAAGTGATTTACAAATTAGTCAAACACAAGCATCGAAACTAATAAGGAAATATTGTGATGAAAATTGA
- a CDS encoding NAD(P)/FAD-dependent oxidoreductase codes for MNGYSKIYDITIIGGGPIGLFTAFYAGMRQASINIIESLPQLGGQLSALYPEKFIYDVAGFPKVSAQNLVNNLIEQMNQFKVDHCLGQTVQTIYRREDGVFELTTNEQTHYSKTIIITAGNGAFQPKTIKLENEETFVGKNLHYFVDTIEKFSNKEVVIFGGGDSAVDWALMLEPIAKKVTLVHRRDSFKAHEYSVDLLKKSRVEILTPYVATKLIGDVQIEKVIIQNNKSEETIELTVDDVLVNYGFVSSLGPIKNWGLEIKKNSIVVNSKMETNIEGIYAVGDICTYEGKVKLIVTGFGEVPIAVNEAKMYVDPQAKKQTLHSTSLMETTFKEKVTN; via the coding sequence ATGAATGGATATTCCAAAATATATGATATTACAATAATTGGTGGAGGTCCCATTGGTTTATTCACCGCATTTTATGCTGGAATGCGACAAGCCTCCATCAATATTATTGAAAGTTTACCGCAACTTGGCGGACAGTTATCGGCACTTTATCCGGAAAAGTTTATTTATGATGTAGCAGGATTTCCTAAAGTAAGTGCGCAAAACCTTGTGAATAACCTCATCGAACAGATGAATCAGTTTAAAGTGGATCATTGTCTTGGCCAAACAGTCCAAACGATTTATAGACGCGAAGATGGTGTTTTTGAACTTACGACAAATGAACAAACGCATTACTCAAAAACGATTATTATTACTGCTGGAAATGGTGCGTTCCAACCAAAAACGATTAAGTTGGAAAATGAAGAAACTTTCGTTGGAAAGAACTTGCATTATTTCGTTGACACGATTGAGAAATTTTCTAATAAAGAAGTTGTAATATTCGGCGGCGGTGACTCTGCTGTTGATTGGGCGCTTATGTTAGAACCAATTGCAAAAAAAGTAACATTAGTTCATAGAAGAGATTCGTTTAAGGCACATGAGTATAGTGTTGATCTGTTAAAAAAATCACGTGTGGAAATCCTAACACCATATGTCGCAACAAAATTAATCGGAGACGTACAAATAGAGAAAGTCATCATTCAAAACAACAAAAGTGAAGAAACAATTGAATTAACGGTAGATGATGTTCTTGTAAACTACGGTTTCGTTTCTTCGCTAGGTCCGATAAAAAACTGGGGCTTGGAGATCAAAAAAAATTCAATCGTTGTAAACTCGAAGATGGAAACAAATATTGAAGGGATCTACGCAGTAGGGGATATTTGTACGTACGAAGGAAAAGTAAAGCTAATTGTTACAGGATTTGGAGAGGTGCCGATTGCAGTCAATGAGGCGAAAATGTACGTTGATCCACAAGCTAAAAAACAAACACTTCATAGCACAAGCCTGATGGAGACAACATTTAAAGAGAAAGTAACAAACTAA
- a CDS encoding ferredoxin has protein sequence MTVYTMVDRETCIACGACSENAPHLFDHDEEGLSFSLLDLNAGNTEIHEDFIEELEIAVEECPTNSIKIATEPFTIKK, from the coding sequence ATGACAGTATATACGATGGTGGACCGCGAAACATGTATAGCATGCGGCGCATGTTCTGAAAACGCTCCTCATTTATTTGACCATGATGAAGAAGGTCTTTCCTTTTCATTACTTGATCTAAATGCTGGTAATACCGAGATCCACGAAGATTTTATAGAGGAATTAGAAATTGCAGTAGAGGAATGTCCAACAAATTCGATTAAAATCGCGACCGAACCGTTTACTATAAAAAAATAA
- a CDS encoding aromatic ring-hydroxylating oxygenase subunit alpha codes for MTITTFSNKANATLSYKNYVEQQYFDEEKENIFSKKWVFVGHMSQLEKVGDFFTFEIAGESIIVSKNNDGKVNAFYNICPHRGTRVEKSASGNKKVFLCSYHGWSFKLDGKVNRAPNFDKDSLGDHNCMTSVKLEIYQSLIFVNLDPNAKSFQSEYSDLVESLDQYKFINTLKRIRTTERVIEANWKAVVDNYLECDHCKLAHPAFAKTFDLENYNIDTFNTYTCQYSEMKQGEEADPAFFYWVWPNLMISIYPGEEGNITTSQILPISPNQSLAIYSYYFSSEKITDKQEELIKFVDQVRKEDFDLVELLQSGLHTKAFDNGIYSPTEHGIKHFHKQYKEAMGIPE; via the coding sequence ATGACAATCACTACGTTTAGCAACAAAGCAAATGCGACTTTGTCTTACAAAAACTATGTGGAACAACAATACTTTGATGAAGAAAAAGAAAATATCTTTTCTAAAAAGTGGGTCTTCGTTGGCCATATGAGTCAATTAGAAAAAGTAGGCGATTTTTTCACTTTCGAAATTGCTGGAGAATCCATTATTGTTAGCAAAAACAACGATGGAAAAGTAAATGCCTTTTATAACATTTGCCCACACCGCGGTACACGTGTTGAAAAAAGCGCTTCCGGAAACAAAAAAGTATTTCTCTGTTCATACCATGGTTGGTCTTTCAAACTAGACGGAAAAGTAAATCGTGCACCAAATTTTGATAAAGATAGTTTAGGTGACCACAATTGCATGACATCTGTTAAGCTAGAAATTTACCAATCTCTCATTTTTGTAAACTTAGATCCAAACGCTAAATCGTTTCAATCCGAATATAGCGATCTAGTTGAAAGTCTTGATCAATATAAGTTTATAAATACTTTGAAGAGAATCCGAACGACTGAAAGGGTGATTGAAGCAAATTGGAAAGCAGTCGTTGACAATTATTTAGAGTGTGATCATTGTAAATTAGCGCACCCTGCATTTGCCAAAACATTTGATTTGGAAAATTACAATATCGACACGTTTAACACATACACTTGTCAATATTCTGAAATGAAACAAGGAGAAGAAGCAGATCCAGCATTTTTCTATTGGGTATGGCCTAACTTAATGATTAGCATTTATCCTGGTGAAGAAGGAAACATAACGACAAGCCAAATACTACCTATCTCACCAAACCAATCTTTGGCAATTTACAGCTACTATTTTAGTTCCGAGAAAATTACGGATAAACAAGAAGAACTTATTAAATTTGTCGATCAAGTTCGTAAAGAAGACTTTGATCTCGTTGAATTATTACAATCTGGGCTTCATACAAAGGCTTTTGATAATGGGATTTATTCACCAACTGAGCATGGCATAAAGCATTTTCACAAGCAGTACAAGGAAGCAATGGGCATTCCTGAATAA
- a CDS encoding aldehyde dehydrogenase family protein yields the protein MTEQLKLYINGEWIDSSNPQLFDVINPANQEVIAKAPKATKEEVEQAIKIAKATFESGVWSSKNPQERAAILLQIADKMEEHAAEIAQLETQNNGKVLREAEGDVADSISAFRYYAGLIQNQAGVIYEAMEGLQTMIVKEPMGVAGLIVPWNYPLLMAVWKVAPALAAGNSIILKPAEITPITAVKLFQLIDETDLPKGVAQLILGGGTVVGQTIAESDDVDVVSFTGSTGVGRSIMHAATGNLKKVSLELGGKSPNIIFDDADFETAVDYALFGIFYGSGQVCSSGSRVLVQKGIYDKFVEEYVKRAQQIKVGPGHDESSKAGAIVSENHMNSILEYIRIGQEEGATLACGGNRIERDGMEKGFFIEPTVFTNVTSDMRIVKEEIFGPVVVIQKFKDEEEAIRLANDSDYGLAGAVFSTDSNKALRVIQKVRSGITWVNAYHLTNIQAPWGGYKHSGIGRSIGTYGLDEYQETKQINMNLNPQPLHWFE from the coding sequence ATGACGGAACAATTAAAGCTTTATATAAATGGAGAATGGATTGATTCAAGTAATCCTCAACTATTTGATGTAATTAATCCTGCAAATCAAGAAGTGATTGCTAAAGCCCCGAAAGCAACTAAAGAAGAGGTTGAACAAGCGATTAAAATTGCGAAAGCAACTTTTGAAAGTGGCGTTTGGTCTTCAAAAAATCCACAAGAAAGAGCTGCGATATTACTACAAATTGCTGACAAAATGGAAGAACATGCAGCTGAAATTGCTCAGTTAGAAACACAAAATAACGGAAAAGTGTTAAGGGAAGCAGAGGGTGATGTTGCCGACTCAATTAGCGCTTTTCGTTATTATGCAGGCCTTATTCAAAATCAAGCAGGTGTAATATATGAAGCAATGGAAGGTTTACAAACGATGATTGTGAAAGAACCAATGGGAGTAGCGGGGTTAATAGTTCCATGGAACTATCCATTGTTAATGGCGGTTTGGAAAGTAGCTCCAGCACTTGCGGCAGGAAACTCAATTATATTAAAGCCGGCTGAAATTACACCGATAACAGCTGTCAAACTGTTTCAGTTAATCGATGAAACAGATTTACCGAAAGGTGTTGCGCAATTAATTCTGGGTGGTGGAACCGTCGTTGGCCAGACGATTGCTGAAAGTGACGATGTGGATGTTGTCTCCTTTACAGGAAGCACAGGAGTTGGGCGTAGTATCATGCATGCGGCGACAGGAAACTTGAAGAAAGTATCATTAGAACTTGGCGGGAAATCCCCTAATATTATTTTTGATGATGCTGATTTCGAAACAGCTGTTGACTATGCTTTATTTGGAATCTTTTATGGTAGTGGACAAGTGTGCTCATCTGGTAGTCGAGTGTTAGTGCAAAAGGGAATATACGATAAGTTTGTTGAAGAATACGTAAAACGCGCACAACAAATTAAAGTTGGCCCCGGACATGATGAAAGCTCAAAAGCGGGTGCAATAGTTAGCGAAAATCATATGAACAGCATTCTTGAATATATCCGTATCGGTCAAGAAGAAGGGGCTACATTGGCCTGCGGTGGTAATCGTATTGAGCGAGATGGGATGGAGAAAGGTTTCTTCATTGAACCAACGGTGTTTACCAATGTAACGAGCGATATGCGAATTGTTAAGGAAGAAATTTTCGGACCAGTTGTTGTGATTCAAAAGTTCAAAGATGAAGAAGAGGCTATTCGTCTCGCAAACGACTCTGATTATGGATTAGCTGGTGCGGTCTTTTCTACCGACAGTAATAAAGCATTACGTGTCATTCAAAAAGTTCGTTCAGGAATTACATGGGTGAATGCTTATCACCTCACAAACATTCAGGCACCATGGGGCGGCTACAAACATAGTGGAATAGGTCGTAGCATTGGCACATATGGACTGGATGAGTATCAAGAAACAAAACAAATTAATATGAATTTAAACCCACAACCACTCCATTGGTTTGAGTGA
- a CDS encoding DUF3311 domain-containing protein translates to MKRRIWLYFFSLIPAIGSLTVINKIEPYVLGLPFVLFWLLLWVILTSFFLYIVNILDPANHEGEEDI, encoded by the coding sequence ATGAAAAGAAGAATATGGTTATACTTTTTCAGTTTAATTCCTGCTATTGGGAGTTTGACTGTAATAAATAAGATAGAACCGTACGTTCTTGGCTTGCCTTTCGTTTTGTTTTGGCTGTTATTGTGGGTCATCTTAACTTCATTTTTCTTATACATCGTTAACATTTTAGATCCTGCTAACCATGAAGGAGAAGAGGACATTTGA